The Thermotoga neapolitana DSM 4359 sequence TGTGAAAAGGCATCTTTTTTAGCATTACTTTGAATTTCGATGAAGGCGAAACAACGAAGAAAATCAACGATCCCTGATCTCGCTCGGAGAAAAATATTATGCCGAGCCCTTTAAAAACGCTTATTGAAGACAGAGCCATGATATTTGCTATTATGAAAGCTCTCGCATCGTGCAGCGTTTTATATCCATATGCAAGAAGTGTTGAGTAAAAGAGCAGCCGAAAAATCGGATTGATGATCTTTTCAGCGGCATAGGCTTTCCAGTTCAGCCACAGGGAAACCCCTTTGTACGAAATCCAAAAATGTCTGAGCAGCCTCACTTCTCAAACCAGCTCCCCTTCCGCTCTGCTTTTTCTTTCTATCTTTTTGAAAAGAACATGTCCTAAAAGAAAGTAAAAAAGCGTGAGTAAAAGTGCGTTGAAAATCAAATCCTTTCCAGCACTGCCAACTTCAAAGGAATCTCTCATCAGCGTAACTGACCAGCTTATGGGAAGGAAACTGGAAATCACTCGAATCCATTTTGGAAGAATGTCTATCGGAAAGAGCATTCCCGAGATGAAATACACCGGATACTGGATCGTTGACATCCATGAAAAGGCGTTCTTTGAGAGTGTCAAAAGCGTTGCAAAAACGAAAGAGGTGGAAATGAAGGAAAGGACCAGT is a genomic window containing:
- a CDS encoding ABC transporter permease; this encodes MEAAVVVAYSYFVLKLEFAISNPVMFACSFLILVLSFISTSFVFATLLTLSKNAFSWMSTIQYPVYFISGMLFPIDILPKWIRVISSFLPISWSVTLMRDSFEVGSAGKDLIFNALLLTLFYFLLGHVLFKKIERKSRAEGELV